The Cucurbita pepo subsp. pepo cultivar mu-cu-16 unplaced genomic scaffold, ASM280686v2 Cp4.1_scaffold000655, whole genome shotgun sequence sequence ACGCGCAGAGGGAAATTTTCAACTCCAGGCCAGGCAGCTGCTGTTTCTGCTTTATGGCGGGAGAATTTTGGAAACTCAGATCTACCCCCTCCTCCGGTTTTTACATTGGAAGACCGTTCGGGCTCTGATTTTTCTCCTGAATCTGGGATTCCTGATTATCCTGTTTCACCAGAAGTTAAATCAGACCCGATGACCCCTATCCAAAGTCACGACTTCTCTTCGCCGATGAAAAGCAAGTCAAATGCCAGCACTTCACACACACCAATTAGTGGCCAACAAAGCCGGCAGGCATCAGCTGGCTTTAGTTGGTGGTCAACACCAAAAGGTGGTGGCAGCGAGCAGGAAGATAAGGGAAAAAGTTCACCAGTTGAAGGTGTGATTCAACCAGGTGCATTGATCACACTTCAAACCCCAAGGGAAGTTGCCAGACCGGAGGTGCAGAGGAATTGCTTGCCTGCAGGAAAACTCAACGAGGAGGAATGGGTTACTGTCTATGGGTGAGTTCTCTATTCCCTTTCCCCCTTTCATTCATCATTGTTAGCTGAGATCTTTGTAGTGGGTTGAATTTCAATGATTCATTTACCGCCTTTGAGTTGTAATGTGTTATTGATCACGGATTCTTTATCTGCATGCCAAACAGTcgtacatttttcttttgggccATCTTGGAATTTTCTAACTAACGAAGNGTTTCAATGATTCATTTACCGTCTTTGAGTTGTAATGTGTTATTTGATCACGGATTTTTTATCTGCATGCCAAACAGTcgtccatttttcttttgggccATCTTGGAATTTTCTAACTGACGAAGCAGATGATCAAATTGGGTTTAGTTCTACTGGATGCATCTCTCTCTTACACACTTTACTCCTGCACGTGAGAACATGTTAATGTTTTGAACATTGCTTCAATTAATAATCACTTTGACATTAAACATATTCAATTTGGAAGTGTTGTAAGCCTGTCCTTTTACATtggcttcttttttgttgaaatgaaTATTGACAGGTAATGAAGTACCCTAGTTGTTTTATATTTACCTCAGTGGCAATGCTGCTGTAAGCAATTGCAGTTATGCTGATTTTGACATAAGCAAGATAGATTGTTAAGATTTACTATTTGATATGAGGCAATGcatcaattgatttcaaatgTTACTTGTATAATTTTGTGCCCTCTTTCTTCAGATTCTCACCTGCTGATACAAATCTAGTTTTGAGGGAATTTGAAAAGTGCGGTGAGATCTTGAAACACGTTCCGGGTCCAAGAGATGCTAATTGGATgcacattctttataaggtacCAATCTACCTCTGTTTCTCTGCTTTATTTGACTATGGTTTTCTCagtttgatgtttttttttatttttccttttagacTATTCTAGTTAATGTGTTATTTGGGAATAAACATGCAAAATGTATTCTGCTAGTAAAGATTATTATCAGGTTTTAAGattctcattattttttagtttaacaaTACGGGGATGAGGATACGAACCTCGATGCCTTGACTAGTTGAGCTCTCAAGTTGGCTAATtaggtttaaaatttaattggcAGTTGCAGAGtgttttgtttgaatattAATCTCATAAAGTCGACACATAACATTTGATGTATGTTATATTAAGCATATACGATTGAAATGATATCCATATATGAACAGGAAGATGCTATATTCAACCTCTTAGAAA is a genomic window containing:
- the LOC111785700 gene encoding nuclear pore complex protein NUP35-like, translated to MNTTVHRTSNSGRQSLFYQDLASPVSTRRGKFSTPGQAAAVSALWRENFGNSDLPPPPVFTLEDRSGSDFSPESGIPDYPVSPEVKSDPMTPIQSHDFSSPMKSKSNASTSHTPISGQQSRQASAGFSWWSTPKGGGSEQEDKGKSSPVEGVIQPGALITLQTPREVARPEVQRNCLPAGKLNEEEWVTVYGFSPADTNLVLREFEKCGEILKHVPGPRDANWMHILYKNRSGAHKALSKNGIQINGMLIVGVKPVDPIDRQTLDEKLNNPGFMVLPPVSSRTAELATRGGPVRPYNFQNGNSYARQSGGTTIASPSKSLVSKVMDLMFGV